A region of Streptomyces sp. NBC_01750 DNA encodes the following proteins:
- the dacB gene encoding D-alanyl-D-alanine carboxypeptidase/D-alanyl-D-alanine endopeptidase, with product MRGENPGSFRRRIVAGCCALLLGALASSTAATAAPPSDDGSSDPLDPRITEIMRKPDYPNAQWGLLQRDPDSGRVVHSRFAEQFFIPGSTAKLFSVSGTWKTLGGDHRFRTPVYAVGERRGSVLEGNLDLVAQGDLTMGGRTRPDGTVAYTDLDHTYANSFPGATLTPENPLAGIDLIAQQVRRSGITRVNGNVIVDDRLFLPEPVFDPTPTPLIINDNLIDLLTTPGDRPGAPAQLDWRPKVAPYRVTSTVKTVAAGEPTNVEVTTSDNGTRIQLSGTIAADAEPALKVSDIADPAAFGRTALIEALERAGVEVTANPTGPNPAGRLPGSYEGRPRVGTYTSPPYAQYAKLIFKVSHNLGANLGMCLMAVTTGSQNCMDGFPVLADFLDRAGVDRKQVQLADGRGGNPVDRATPTALVQMLTYWQRTPEAERFRDSLPILGVDGLLADNCRDCPARGKVFAKTGAAVGLDALNNRLGVGAITLAGYLDKGNGRFDVFYAGVNGASTPTTDVNGVLDIANDVAMISAYLQEAAARRED from the coding sequence GTGCGAGGAGAGAATCCAGGGTCCTTTCGGCGTCGCATTGTCGCCGGATGCTGCGCCCTGCTGCTCGGAGCCCTGGCTTCGAGCACGGCAGCCACGGCGGCACCGCCGTCCGACGACGGCAGTTCCGACCCGCTCGACCCGCGGATTACGGAGATCATGCGGAAGCCGGACTACCCAAACGCCCAGTGGGGCCTGCTCCAGCGCGACCCGGACAGCGGGCGCGTGGTCCACAGCCGGTTCGCCGAGCAGTTCTTCATACCCGGGTCCACGGCCAAGCTGTTCAGCGTGTCCGGGACATGGAAGACCCTCGGCGGCGACCACCGCTTCAGGACGCCGGTCTACGCGGTCGGCGAGCGGCGCGGGAGCGTCCTGGAGGGCAATCTCGACCTGGTCGCCCAGGGCGACCTCACCATGGGCGGCAGAACCCGCCCCGACGGCACGGTCGCCTATACCGACCTCGACCACACGTACGCCAACAGCTTCCCCGGCGCCACGCTCACCCCGGAGAACCCACTCGCCGGGATCGACCTGATCGCGCAACAGGTACGGCGCTCCGGCATCACCCGGGTCAACGGGAATGTGATCGTCGACGACCGGCTCTTCCTGCCCGAGCCCGTCTTCGACCCCACCCCGACCCCGCTGATCATCAACGACAATCTCATCGACCTGCTCACCACTCCCGGCGACCGCCCCGGCGCGCCCGCGCAGCTGGACTGGCGGCCGAAAGTCGCGCCGTACCGCGTCACGTCGACAGTGAAGACCGTCGCAGCGGGGGAGCCGACCAACGTCGAGGTGACAACCTCCGACAACGGCACCCGGATCCAGCTGTCCGGCACCATCGCGGCCGACGCCGAACCCGCGCTGAAGGTGTCCGACATCGCCGACCCGGCGGCCTTCGGACGCACCGCGCTGATCGAGGCGCTCGAACGAGCCGGGGTGGAGGTCACCGCCAACCCGACGGGACCCAACCCGGCCGGCCGGCTCCCCGGCTCATACGAGGGCCGGCCGCGCGTGGGCACGTACACATCCCCGCCCTACGCCCAGTACGCCAAGCTCATCTTCAAGGTCAGCCACAACCTTGGCGCCAACCTCGGCATGTGCCTGATGGCCGTCACGACAGGCAGCCAGAACTGCATGGACGGCTTCCCGGTCCTGGCCGACTTCCTGGACCGCGCGGGCGTCGACCGCAAGCAGGTGCAGCTCGCGGACGGCCGGGGCGGCAATCCCGTCGACCGGGCCACGCCGACGGCCCTGGTGCAGATGCTGACGTACTGGCAGCGCACCCCCGAGGCGGAGCGTTTCCGGGATTCGCTTCCCATCCTCGGCGTCGACGGCCTGCTGGCCGACAACTGCCGCGACTGCCCCGCGCGCGGAAAGGTGTTCGCCAAGACCGGCGCCGCCGTCGGGCTGGACGCGCTCAACAACCGCCTGGGCGTCGGCGCCATCACGCTCGCCGGCTACCTGGACAAGGGCAACGGCCGCTTCGACGTCTTCTACGCCGGCGTCAACGGCGCCTCCACCCCGACGACCGACGTCAACGGCGTACTGGACATTGCCAACGACGTCGCCATGATCTCCGCGTATCTGCAGGAGGCGGCGGCGCGGCGGGAAGACTGA
- a CDS encoding SDR family oxidoreductase: MTGASSVPGPHHPPGLADQTVVVIGGSAGIGLETARQVRAGGGRLVLVGRNPERLQQAAQELDPVSTAGFDATDTERLKQFFQDLPGPVDHVMVTAGGPAYMPLEDMDLAAARGQFGERLAMTLAVALYSRDKVRAGGTLLFIGGTGGRRPGVGLSVVSALTAALPALTANLALELAPVRVNLIAAGFVDTPLSASLLGDQLDARRAELRATLPIRRVVGPADVAALAVHIMCNDALTGGTYDIDGGQQLISH; encoded by the coding sequence ATGACTGGCGCATCCAGCGTTCCCGGCCCCCACCACCCGCCCGGCCTCGCCGACCAGACTGTCGTGGTGATCGGCGGGAGTGCGGGTATCGGACTGGAGACCGCCCGCCAGGTACGCGCAGGCGGCGGCCGGCTGGTCCTGGTCGGCCGCAACCCCGAACGGCTGCAACAAGCTGCCCAGGAGCTCGATCCTGTGAGCACAGCGGGGTTCGACGCCACCGACACCGAACGCCTCAAGCAGTTCTTCCAGGATCTGCCCGGGCCGGTCGACCACGTGATGGTCACCGCCGGCGGCCCCGCCTACATGCCCCTGGAGGACATGGATCTCGCGGCCGCCCGCGGCCAGTTCGGCGAGCGCCTTGCCATGACACTCGCGGTCGCCCTCTACAGCCGTGACAAGGTCCGAGCCGGCGGCACGCTGCTGTTCATCGGCGGCACCGGTGGTCGGCGCCCCGGTGTCGGCCTCTCCGTCGTGTCCGCCCTCACCGCGGCTCTGCCCGCCCTCACCGCCAACCTGGCGCTCGAACTGGCGCCGGTCCGGGTGAACCTCATCGCTGCGGGATTCGTCGACACGCCCCTGTCGGCCTCGCTCCTGGGCGATCAGCTCGATGCCCGGCGCGCGGAGCTGCGCGCCACGCTTCCCATCCGACGGGTCGTCGGCCCGGCTGACGTTGCCGCTCTGGCCGTGCACATCATGTGCAACGACGCGCTCACCGGCGGAACGTACGACATTGACGGTGGCCAGCAGCTCATCTCCCACTGA
- a CDS encoding pyridoxal phosphate-dependent decarboxylase family protein, producing MDARETALRQAYAHAVRWLASLSDRRVPARASVDEIVSALGVELPDGPSAPADVVDLLVTACEPGLTAFPSGRFYGFVVGGTEPAALATDWLVSAWDQNCVMRAVSPAYTAAEDIAGAWLLDLLGLPGDSAVGFTTGATMANFTCLAAGRDAVLRRAGWNVARDGLAGGPAVHVIVGEDRHMAIDLALRYLGLGRPELVKADDQGRIEPEALRHTLAAGGQSPTIVILQAGDIHSGAFDPFVETIRAAREADAWVHIDGAFGLWAAASPNYAHLTAGYTYADSWATDAHKTLNVPYDCGLAIVRDPFAVRAAMGLRGDYLIQAEHGDPVDKVPELSRRGRAFTVWAALRSLGRSGVADLVDRLCRHASAFAAGIAGIDGATVLNEVVFTQVCAEFGNDEHTEQVLTRLLDDGTTWISGSTWHGRRVMRISVSNWSTTDDDVARALDAIRRASASA from the coding sequence ATGGACGCGCGCGAGACGGCGCTCCGACAGGCATACGCCCATGCCGTCCGCTGGCTGGCGAGCCTGTCCGATCGGCGGGTTCCCGCCCGCGCTTCGGTCGACGAGATCGTGAGCGCGCTCGGTGTCGAACTGCCCGACGGTCCGAGCGCTCCCGCCGACGTCGTCGACCTGCTGGTCACGGCCTGCGAGCCGGGCCTCACCGCGTTTCCCAGTGGCCGCTTCTACGGGTTTGTCGTCGGAGGCACTGAACCGGCCGCGCTGGCCACAGACTGGCTGGTCAGCGCCTGGGACCAGAACTGCGTGATGCGCGCCGTCTCGCCCGCGTACACGGCGGCGGAAGACATCGCAGGCGCGTGGTTGCTCGATCTGCTCGGCCTGCCGGGCGACAGCGCCGTCGGCTTCACCACAGGCGCCACGATGGCGAACTTCACCTGCCTCGCCGCCGGGCGCGACGCGGTGCTGCGCCGCGCCGGCTGGAACGTCGCCCGCGACGGACTCGCAGGTGGGCCGGCTGTACACGTCATCGTCGGCGAGGACCGCCACATGGCCATTGACCTGGCGCTGCGTTACCTGGGGCTCGGCAGACCCGAACTGGTGAAGGCGGACGACCAGGGACGCATCGAGCCCGAAGCCCTGCGGCACACCCTGGCGGCCGGCGGGCAGAGCCCCACGATCGTGATCCTCCAGGCCGGAGACATCCACTCCGGCGCCTTCGATCCCTTCGTCGAGACGATCCGTGCCGCTCGCGAGGCAGATGCATGGGTGCACATCGACGGCGCCTTCGGACTGTGGGCGGCCGCCTCCCCGAATTACGCGCACTTGACGGCGGGTTACACATACGCCGACTCCTGGGCGACGGATGCCCACAAGACCTTGAACGTCCCCTACGACTGCGGACTCGCCATCGTGCGCGACCCGTTCGCGGTCCGGGCAGCGATGGGCCTGCGCGGCGACTACCTCATCCAGGCCGAACACGGCGACCCCGTCGACAAGGTCCCCGAGCTCTCCCGGCGCGGCAGAGCCTTCACTGTGTGGGCCGCGCTCAGGTCCCTCGGCCGGTCAGGTGTGGCCGACCTCGTCGATCGGCTGTGCCGACACGCCTCCGCGTTCGCCGCCGGCATCGCCGGGATCGACGGTGCGACAGTCCTCAACGAAGTGGTATTCACCCAGGTCTGCGCCGAGTTCGGCAACGACGAACACACGGAACAGGTACTCACCCGGCTGCTCGACGACGGCACGACGTGGATCAGCGGCTCCACCTGGCACGGCCGTCGCGTCATGCGGATCTCGGTGAGCAACTGGTCGACGACCGACGACGACGTGGCGCGCGCGCTCGACGCGATCCGGCGCGCATCCGCCAGCGCCTGA
- a CDS encoding serine hydrolase, with amino-acid sequence MVLYDRTTRTSCTYRADKHYDSASIVKPIILGALLLARRTHLSEDEQDLAREMIVHSDNDATYTLWDSLGPEKIQKFLDKAGMKNTTLDEAGFMGLTQVTARDQAKLLELLTGNDNSVLDAEERSYILDLMHDVQKDQRWGTPAGAPSDAAVQVKNGWLQRSESGLKNPWDRGDWKVNSMSAFTNHAYDYGLVVLTENNRVPESESPDVGWDYGMATIEGVAKAVHHNLYPDQTPVAAGSPGRT; translated from the coding sequence ATGGTGCTGTACGACCGAACCACCCGTACCTCCTGTACGTACAGGGCGGACAAGCACTACGACTCCGCGAGCATAGTAAAGCCGATAATACTGGGGGCTCTGCTCCTGGCCAGACGCACCCACTTGTCCGAGGATGAGCAGGACCTGGCCAGGGAGATGATCGTGCACTCGGACAACGACGCGACGTACACCCTGTGGGACAGCCTTGGGCCCGAAAAGATCCAGAAATTCCTGGACAAGGCCGGAATGAAGAACACCACCCTTGACGAAGCAGGATTCATGGGCCTGACTCAGGTCACGGCGAGGGACCAGGCCAAACTGCTCGAGCTGCTCACCGGTAACGACAACTCGGTCCTTGACGCCGAAGAGCGCAGCTACATCCTGGACCTTATGCACGACGTACAGAAGGATCAGCGGTGGGGAACGCCCGCCGGGGCCCCATCGGACGCTGCCGTCCAGGTCAAGAACGGATGGCTGCAGCGTTCCGAGAGCGGGCTGAAGAACCCCTGGGACCGCGGAGACTGGAAAGTCAACAGCATGAGTGCGTTCACCAACCACGCCTACGACTATGGCCTCGTGGTCCTCACCGAGAACAACCGGGTGCCTGAAAGCGAGTCACCGGATGTGGGGTGGGACTACGGAATGGCCACGATCGAGGGCGTGGCGAAGGCCGTCCACCACAACCTGTACCCGGACCAGACTCCCGTGGCCGCCGGCAGCCCCGGCCGCACGTGA
- a CDS encoding adhesin, with protein MAGSRGQAPSGTFVARETLAGRFSLLSRTGRILLVGAAVLTAFALVVAAVSLYGGDSEPAGAAADVPGGDSDFGRDGLGGAPQRIVPTALPGAPSESATGSPSPSPGGSRGEKKPKPPQNVRRPAYSAWAGPGCTGGGSYQERGRFSDGDDGWYTVFTGGHKGDGCDGSFTAVPMSGSSTKDSGGTATWSWYVGSGYTTCSVSVLIPESERDRDVGGEPTTYTVLADPDDRDSAIKSFEIDQTSLRGSGLIVEKIPVRNQQLTVQLVDRGKDWGSGEIEGAHHAAAQMRADCRA; from the coding sequence GTGGCTGGTTCGAGAGGCCAGGCCCCGAGTGGGACGTTTGTGGCGCGCGAGACGCTGGCAGGACGTTTCTCCCTCCTCTCCCGAACCGGAAGGATCCTGCTGGTCGGCGCAGCTGTGCTGACGGCATTCGCCCTGGTGGTCGCGGCGGTCTCGCTGTACGGGGGTGACTCGGAACCGGCCGGGGCGGCGGCGGACGTGCCCGGCGGTGACTCCGACTTCGGTCGCGACGGCCTCGGCGGCGCCCCGCAGCGCATCGTCCCCACGGCGCTGCCCGGCGCTCCCTCCGAGTCGGCAACGGGTTCGCCGTCGCCGAGCCCCGGCGGTTCCCGCGGCGAGAAGAAGCCGAAGCCCCCGCAGAACGTCCGCCGCCCTGCGTACTCCGCCTGGGCGGGGCCCGGTTGCACCGGCGGCGGCAGCTATCAGGAGCGCGGCCGCTTCAGCGACGGCGACGACGGCTGGTACACGGTATTCACCGGCGGCCACAAGGGCGACGGTTGCGACGGCAGCTTCACCGCAGTCCCCATGTCGGGCAGTTCGACCAAGGACAGCGGGGGCACGGCGACCTGGTCCTGGTACGTGGGCAGTGGATACACGACCTGCTCGGTGTCCGTCCTCATCCCCGAGAGCGAGCGCGACCGCGATGTGGGGGGCGAACCCACGACGTACACGGTGCTGGCCGATCCTGACGACCGGGACAGTGCGATCAAGTCCTTCGAGATCGACCAGACGTCACTGAGGGGCAGCGGCCTGATCGTGGAGAAGATCCCGGTCCGCAACCAGCAGCTCACGGTGCAGCTCGTGGACCGCGGCAAGGACTGGGGCAGCGGCGAAATCGAGGGCGCGCACCATGCGGCGGCCCAGATGAGAGCGGACTGCCGGGCCTGA